Proteins co-encoded in one Medicago truncatula cultivar Jemalong A17 chromosome 8, MtrunA17r5.0-ANR, whole genome shotgun sequence genomic window:
- the LOC11422015 gene encoding U-box domain-containing protein 35 — translation MITNELGAATAAKTTVIAINTGRNSQCAVKWAVDHLLKKNSNCILIHVRTKPLNSSDHIVDVPKHGRPPTHEELHQFFLPFRGFCARKGIEAKELVLHDIDVPSALTAYVIENFINYVVIGASASPWSVLIRKFKEVDMSSTLAKSLPKSSTLYVISKGNVQHIRPTGPIRDIVTLLQNDQLMQPNKLFAHTPNCEDLNRKPFKDANKAWEPLHDMKDVTLMTPCKSNILEDNNSPRGPRLSAGSSSSQTSSNRSSPANSNDSSGKHGNHEVINSDNTKRLLSSKPPLQIRIEAKIKKLKLELKKTTEQYGMACREAVLAKLKASEIEKFREEEEQNVEKARLAEEAALALAEVETQKAKAALEAAEMSQRLAEIETQKRKLAELKVKHEKEQRIRTLQEVVYNSIPYRRYDIKEIQVATNGFDNALKIGEGGYGPVFKGVLDHTIVAIKVLKPDLAHGERQFQQEVLILSKIRHPNMVLLLGACPEFGCLVYEHMENGSLEDRLFQKDETPPIPWKNRFKIAYEIATGLLFLHQSKPDPIVHRDMKPGNILLDKNYVSKISDVGLARLVPASIANKTTQYRMTGAAGTFCYIDPEYQQTGLLGVKSDIFSFGMILLQIITAKPPMGLSHIVEEAIKKGNFMNVLDPNVPNCPVEEALACAKLALKCIEYRKRDRPDLATVILPELNRISHIWNSDEE, via the exons ATGATTACTAATGAATTAGGAGCTGCCACCGCCGCCAAAACCACCGTCATTGCCATCAACACCGGTCGGAATAGCCAGTGCGCGGTGAAATGGGCGGTGGACCACCTTCTAAAGAAGAACTCCAATTGCATTCTCATTCATGTTCGTACCAAACCTCTCAATTCCA GTGATCATATTGTCGATGTTCCTAAACATGGTCGTCCACCAACTCATGAAGAATTGCACCAATTTTTTCTTCCCTTCCGTGGATTTTGTGCTAGAAAAGGG ATTGAGGCAAAGGAATTGGTCTTGCATGACATTGATGTTCCTAGTGCTCTTACTGCTTATGTCATCGAAAATTTTATCAACTATGTTGTCATTGGTGCTTCTGCTTCCCCTTGGAGTGTTCTTATAAG AAAATTTAAAGAAGTGGATATGTCATCTACCTTAGCTAAGTCATTGCCTAAATCAAGCACATTGTATGTTATATCAAAAGGAAATGTACAACATATTCGACCAACAGGACCTATAAGAGACATAGTTACACTCTTGCAGAATGATCAATTGATGCAGCCAAATAAACTTTTTGCTCATACCCCTAATTGTGAAGATTTAAACAG GAAACCATTCAAAGATGCAAACAAAGCCTGGGAACCATTACATGATATGAAAGATGTTACACTGATGACACCATGTAAATCCAATATTCTTGAAGATAACAATTCACCCAGAGGTCCAAGATTATCAGCCGGAAGCTCCTCGTCGCAAACTTCATCGAATAGAAGTTCTCCTGCCAATAGTAATGATAGTTCAGGGAAACATGGAAATCATGAAGTTATAAATTCAGACAATACTAAGCGCTTACTTTCTTCAAAACCACCA TTGCAGATAAGGATTGAggcaaaaataaagaaattaaaactagAATTGAAGAAAACAACTGAGCAGTATGGTATGGCATGCAGAGAAGCTGTCTTAGCAAAACTGAAG gcaagtgaaattgaaaagtttagagaagaagaagagcaaAATGTTGAAAAAGCAAGGCTTGCTGAAGAGGCTGCATTAGCTTTAGCTGAAGTAGAAACACAGAAAGCAAAAGCTGCTTTGGAAGCGGCCGAAATGTCACAGCGTCTTGCGGAAATAGAAACTCAAAAGAGAAAGCTAGCTGAATTAAAAGTGAAACATGAGAAAGAACAAAGGATAAGAACATTGCAAGAAGTTGTGTATAATAGCATTCCATATAGAAGATATGATATTAAAGAAATTCAAGTTGCAACTAATGGCTTTGACAATGCTCTCAAAATTGGTGAAGGGGGGTATGGACCTGTTTTTAAAGGTGTGCTTGATCACACTATTGTTGCTATAAAAGTTCTTAAACCTGATTTAGCTCATGGAGAGAGGCAATTTCAACAAGAG GTTCTTATTTTAAGCAAAATTAGACATCCCAACATGGTGCTCCTTCTAGGTGCATGTCCAGAATTTGGATGCCTTGTGTATGAACACATGGAAAACGGAAGTTTAGAAGATCGTTTATTCCAAAAAGACGAGACTCCACCAATTCCATGGAAAAATCGTTTTAAAATTGCATATGAGATTGCCACTGGCCTTCTTTTCCTTCACCAATCAAAGCCAGATCCAATAGTACATCGTGATATGAAACCAGGAAACATTCTCTTAGACAAAAACTACGTTAGCAAGATCAGTGATGTTGGTTTGGCGCGACTCGTTCCTGCTTCAATAGCCAACAAAACCACTCAATATCGCATGACAGGCGCAGCTGGAACATTTTGCTACATTGATCCTGAGTATCAACAAACTGGATTATTGGGTGTGAAATCAGATATATTTTCATTTGGTATGATTTTGCTACAAATTATCACTGCAAAGCCTCCAATGGGTTTATCTCATATAGTTGAAGAAGCTATAAAAAAAGGAAACTTCATGAACGTGCTTGATCCAAATGTACCAAATTGTCCTGTTGAAGAGGCTTTGGCATGTGCTAAGCTGGCTTTAAAGTGTATTGAGTATAGAAAACGTGATAGACCTGATCTTGCTACTGTTATTTTGCCAGAGCTGAATCGAATATCACATATTTGGAACTCTGATGAGGAATAA
- the LOC112417292 gene encoding uncharacterized protein has product MIKIQEQSLDDLMKEEELWWAQRAKINWLQVGDKNSKMSSTFVEYFSKIFTSSNPLDMQDTIDVVKDRINNDIITLQKDFSTEEVFEAINQMKSTAAPGPDGMPALFYQSYWEVIGNDITDYVLKILNHNGDPVFLFFALINGYPSSTFKPNRGIRQGDPLSPYLFIICAEVLCGLITKANKSEAKHLKEIFDEYKRVLGQKINLNKSEMVFSPNIIQSVKKEFQDFMPIQITDSITKYLGLPTQVGRSKTHTFNFIMERVRAKLKGWKERNLSFSGRGVLIRAVIQALPTYVMSMFLIPEGICDKIEQAICRFWWGGNEDRRRIHWKNKDFLFKPKFSGGQGFRTMRSFNEALLAKQVWRLIKYPTSFLATCLKAKHFPNTDVLKAKLGNQPSFVWSSIYHTKWIIKKGGRWLIGDGKKIDVWDDNWLPHQNGFKTVSKPTNNIDIRIVKDLMVEGQKKMAAELTYNNNFYRFEAVEPLNPKTLSPRHSETLHGTTNPTPDTTASSVPTKLSILQQTL; this is encoded by the exons ATGATCAAAATTCAGGAACAAAGTCTTGATGACCTTATGAAGGAAGAAGAGCTCTGGTGGGCTCAAAGGGCTAAAATTAATTGGCTCCAGGTTGGGGATAAAAATTCCAA AATGAGCTCAACTTTCGTGGAGTATTTTAGTAAAATCTTTACTTCCTCTAACCCTTTAGATATGCAGGATACTATAGATGTGGTGAAAGACAGAATCAATAATGACATTATAACTCTCCAAAAAGATTTCAGTACAGAAGAAGTGTTTGAAGCAATCAATCAAATGAAAAGTACTGCAGCTCCAGGCCCTGATGGCATGCCTGCTCTATTCTATCAATCTTATTGGGAGGTCATTGGTAATGATATCACTGATTATGTCCTTAAAATCCTTAACCATAATGGGGATCCTG tgtttcttttttttgcGCTTATTAATGGTTACCCTTCTTCTACCTTTAAACCAAATAGAGGTATCAGACAGGGAGACCCTTTATCTCCATATCTGTTTATCATCTGTGCAGAAGTCCTATGTGGCCTTATTACTAA GGCAAACAAATCAGAAGCTAAACATCTAAAGGAAATCTTTGATGAATATAAAAGAGTTTTAGGCCAGAAAATCAATCTTAACAAATCTGAAATGGTGTTCAGCCCTAATATTATACAAAGTGTCAAAAAGGAGTTTCAAGACTTCATGCCTATCCAGATCACTGACTCTATTACCAAATACTTAGGTCTCCCTACTCAGGTTGGCAGATCAAAGACTCACACATTCAACTTTATCATGGAAAGAGTCAGAGCTAAATTAAAAGGGTGGAAGGAGAGGAATCTATCCTTCTCAGGAAGAGGTGTTTTAATCAGAGCAGTTATTCAAGCTTTGCCTACTTATGTCATGAGTATGTTCCTCATTCCCGAGGGCATTTGTGATAAAATAGAGCAGGCAATCTGCAGATTCTGGTGGGGAGGAAATGAAGACAGAAGAAGGATCCACTGGAAAAACAAAGACTTCCTATTCAAGCCAAAATTCAGTGGAGGCCAAGGTTTTAGAACTATGCGCAGTTTTAATGAAGCTTTGTTAGCAAAGCAAGTCTGGAGATTAATTAAATACCCTACATCCTTCTTAGCCACTTGCCTAAAAGCCAAACACTTCCCCAATACAGATGTTTTAAAAGCTAAATTGGGTAATCAACCTAGTTTTGTTTGGAGCAGTATCTACCACACAAAGTGGATTATCAAAAAAGGGGGTCGCTGGTTAATTGGAGATGGCAAAAAGATAGATGTGTGGGATGATAACTGGCTACCTCATCAGAATGGATTCAAAACTGTCTCTAAGCCAACCAATAACATTGATATCAGAATTGTGAAAGACCTCATGGTGGAGGGCCAAAAAAAGATGGCAGCAGAACTTACTTACAATAATAACTTCTACAGGTTTGAAGCTGTAGAA